CCATCAACCGCAGTACGAGGTGCAGGCGCTGGCGTTGTTCTGCGTTGCGCACAGGCAGATCTCGCACGGATCGACGCAGCCGCCGCAGTCCGGATAACTGCATGCGCCGGTGCCGCCGCCGAGGCCGGCTCCGCCGCCGAGGCCGGCTGCGCCGCCGAACTCACCGCCGCCGATGCCGCCCGCGCCACCGAACTCACCGCCACCGATGCCGCCACCGCCGCCAATGCCACCACCGCCGCCGTCGCCGCCGCCGATGCCACCACCGCCGCCGTCGCCGCCGCCGATGCCACCGCCGCCGCCGTCGCCGCCACCGCCACCCTGCGCGCCCTCACCACCGCCGCCGGACGAGCCGGACGGCCCGTTCGAGTTCGGCAGTGGGTTGTTTGCGTTTCCGGGCGGAGAGCGATCACTCTCGAAGCCCGACGGTGCGTCCCCGTTTCCGGAGGTCGCACAGCCGAGAACCAACAGTGAGGCGACGAGCCAAACTGAGCTGCGATATTTCATGGCGCCAAGCTCCCTTCGCGAGTCGACCCGACCGCGTGGTGTCGTTCAAAAAGGTATCAGAAATAGTAGAGGGCGGCGACGTTGCTCGTGAAGATGTTCCACGGGTTGTCGTAAACACTGGTGGAGATCACGGTCGACTTGTCCTCGACGGTGGTGCTCGCGCCCGCCGGAGGCGTGTACTCCGCGGTTCGGGTCTCCGACCGGAACAGCACACCTACACTTCCCTGCAAGCTGAGCTGGGGCACTCCGATGAAGCCGAAGTGCAGCTCGGCGCCGGCGCGAGCGCCGACGTCGATGACAAAGCCGCTGTTCTTGAGCTCGTCGTTGCCCGCGAAGATGTCCTTCTTCGTCTGCTGCGCAAAACCGACGTTCGCTTCCGGGACGATCTGGAAGCTGAAGTGTTTGCTGCCCGAGAGCGCGAGCGGAACGCCGGCGTGCACCAGCACGGCGTTGATGCCAGCTTTGTCCGTGGTCGTGTTGCCGTTCTTCGTGCTGCCACCGCTGCTGAAGAAACCAAGGCCGACGTCGAGGCCCATGCCCTGGTCCAGCCAGTAGCGCAGACCAATGACCGGAGCCTGAACGGTCCCGAGAACTGGCGTCGGGTTACCCGCGCCACCTGCAATGTCCATGATCGGAACGGCGCGCGCACCGAGGTAACCAATCGCGAAGTGCCCGATCATCTGATCGTGATCCGACTCGCCGGTTGCTGCACCCGCCTTCGGACCGGTGGCGCCGGGCAACGTCATGCCGACCTCGCCGCTTGCCTCCGCGTCTTGAGCCAAGGCGCTGCCCGCAAAGGACACCGTCGCCAACACCACTGCCGCTCCCACGTTGAGCTTCGAGATCCGCATCTACTGATCCTCCGATGAAGGCCGTATTCGGCCCGGAAAACTGAAAGCTGCCCTGCCTCGGGCGGGCGCATGGTTGCCCGAGGCCCCCGACGCCGTCAACCTGCGGTCGAACGCGCGGAGTTGCGGGGAAAACCCGCTCGGGCTCCTATTACGACGCGGCCGGTGCCCATCTTCCCGAGGCGGGGTTAGAAGAGGGGCGTGAGGCTCGGCCGACGCGCATTTCTCTCGACATTCGCGCTGATCGGCTGCGCGCGTCCGGGGCGCGCTCCGGGGCCTGCCCGCCGCGTCGTGTCGCTCTCACCCTCGACCACCGAAGCAATTTTTGCTCTGGGTCACGGGGCCCGGCTGGTCGGCCGCTCGCGTTATTGTGACTTCCCCCCCGAGGTGAAGGCCGTCCGCCCGGTGGGCGGCTTCGTGGACCCGAGCCTGGAGGCCATCCTCGCGGTGAAGCCGGACCTCGTGATCGGGGTGCAGGGTCCGGGGCTGCGTGACTTTGCCGATCGCCTCGAAGCGCGCGGCATCAGCACCTACTTTCCGCCGAGCCAGAACTTCGCCGAGATCGGCGCGATGCTGGTCGGCCTCGCGCGGCTGCTCGGTGACGAAGCTGCGGGCGTCGCGGCTCGGGCCGCCATCTTTCGCGAGCGAGACAGCGTCGTGAGCGCGCTCGGCAATCGCCCTCGTCCCCGTGCACTGCTGGTGTTTGGCCTGCGACCCGTCGTCGTCGCTGCGCCGGGGAGTTTCCCCGACGAGATGCTGACGCTCGCGGGCGCGGACAACGTGATCGTCGGCGAGCGCACGCGGTTTCCAACCCTGGGAATCGAGCGAGTGCTCGCTCTCGATCCGGACGTCGTGGTCGATTCGACGGGTGGAGCGATGCGCGAAGGCATCAGCATCACCAAAGATCTTCCCGGTTGGACCGAGGTGCGTGCGGTGCGCGAAGGCCACCTCGTCGTCGTATCCGACGATCGAGTGCTACGACCCGGGCCTCGGGTCGGGCAGGGGCTCGCGGTGCTCGCACGCGCGCTGCACCCCGGGGTCGTGATCCCATGAAGCAGCGCGCCGATCTGCTGCTGGTCGAGCGCGGCCTCGCGGCTTCGCGCACCCAGGCGCAGGCGTTGATCCTCGCGGGCCGGGTGTCTTCCGCCGATCGGCGCATCGAAAAACCGGGGGAGCTCCTGCCCGACACCCTCGAGCTCATGGTCCGCGGCGCCCCGCGTTTTGTCTCGCGGGGCGGCGACAAACTCGATGCCGCGCTCGATACTTTCGAGCTCGACGTCACGGGCGCAATCGTCGCCGACATCGGCGCGTCGACCGGCGGCTTTACCGACTGTGTGCTCGGACGGGGTGCAACACGAGTCTTCGCCGTCGACGTCGGTCACGGGCAGCTCGCGCACAAACTCCGGAGCGACCCGCGAGTGGTCGTGATGGAGCGCACCAACGCGCGTCACCTGACCCCGGCCGCCTTCGATCAACCGGTAAGCCTCGTGGTCGTGGACGCTTCGTTCATCGGCATCGAGAAGCTGATGCCTGCCATCGCGAGCCTCTTGCCAGTGGGCGGCCGCCTGGTCGCCCTGGTCAAGCCCCAGTTCGAGGCAGGCCGCGAGGCCGCGCGGCGCCATCGCGGGGTGATCAAGGACACTGCGGTCCGCGAGGCGGCGATCGCGGACGCCCGCGCCGCCATCGAGTCAGCGGGGTTCTCCGTGCTCGCGGAGTGTGAGTCCACGGTGCCGGGTCCCAAGGGCAACGTCGAACACTTCGTGCTGGCCGAGCGGCGCTGAGGGCTAGAGCGCCGAACAGGTTGAACGTCGTTTGTTTTCCGGGGCCGGGCGGGGGGGCCGCGCCCCGGGGCGGGGGCGGGGGCCGGGCGGGGGGGCCGGGGGGGGGGCCCACCCCCGGCCCAGGGCCCCGCGCACAACGAGGCGCAAGCTGATCGGCGCTCTAGAGCACCAGCACCCAGAGATCGTAGAGCGTGTGGGTCCAGACCGCGGGAGCAAAACCGCGGAAGGCGTAGATCGCGGTGAACACCGCGCCGCACGTCCAGCGGAAGACGAACGAGCGGAGCTCGAACGGATCGCCAAACGCACCCACGTAGTGCCAGCCACTGAACACGGCTGACGACGCCAGCGCCCAACCCACACCGAGCAGCCGCGGCCGCACCGGGTCGGTCATCGGAAACAGCAGCTTCAAGAGCTGGAGCCCGAGCCCGAACAGGACCACTCGAAAGGCAATCTCCTCGTAAAATCCTGCGCCAGCGCTCATGACGGCGCCCGAAAAGCCCCCCTGCAATGCGGAGCCGGCCAGGCTCACCTTGCCCACCACCCAGCCCGCGATGAACCGCATGGCGATCGCATAGACGGTCGCCTCGACGGCGAGGAAAGCAAACCGCTCCCACTCCAGGGCTTCACGCCGTCCCATCAAGAGCAGCACGCCGACGAACACTCCGCCGATGAGCAGCGTCAGCCCGCCGTACGCCACCATGTTGTTGTCCGCGAGCGCGATCAGCTCGCTGGTCACGACATCGGCGGCGTTCCGCACGGGCAAGAACACCACCCCAAGGTGATAGAGCACGAAGATCGGCAGCGTGAGCACCAGGTCCGACCAGGCGTCACTCGCCTTGGCGAAGAAGCCGGGTTTCTCCGCCTCGGGCTTCGCCGGCTCCGCCATCTCAGCTCGGCCTGAGGTGATAGACGACCCACATCACGAGCACGACCCAGCACAACACGATGCCCACGAATGGCCCATCTTTCAGCATTTCCTGGGTCGGACTCTCGGCCCGCGGTCGGCTCCGGATCAAGAACAGGAAGCGCCACACCCCGAGCACCACGAACAACGCGCTCGGCCACAGCCAGCGGGTCTTGAAGAACTCTTGGGTGTGCGGATCGAGAGTGTACGCAACGTAGGTAGCGACCGTGGCCAGCGCCGTGACGGTCAGCGCAACGTCGAGCCCACGCGGTGAATACGACTCGAGTGCGGCTCGCGTCTTCCCGCCACCCGCCGCCGCCAGAGACAGCTCGTGGCGCCGTTTCCCGAAGCCCAAAAACAGCGCCAAGAGTGCCGTACAGACCAGCAAGTAGTGCGAGACGTTGATCTGCGTCGCCTGACCGCCGCCGACCACCCGCAGCACGAACCCGGCCGCGATGCAGCCCACGTCCAGGTACGCCACGTGTTTGAGCTTGAGTGAGTAGGCAACGTTCAGCGTGAAGTACGCCGCCGCCGCCGCAAAAAACGGCCACGAGCGCATCGCGGAGCCCAGCAGCGCGCCAACCACCAGCGCCACGACCAGCCCACGCGCAATCGGGATCGGCACCCTTCCTGAGGCGATGGGGCGAAATCGCTTCACCGGGTGCTGCCGATCGGCCTCGACGTCCGCGAGGTCGTTCATGGTGTAGACGGCGCCTGCCAAGAGACAGAAGGCGAGGAACGCCGCGCCGGCTCGCCACAGCAACAACGGATCGAAGATCTCTTTGGCGAAGACCACCGGCGCGAGCACGAACACGTTCTTGACCCACTGGTGTGGGCGGATCGTCTTCACGACACCGCGCAGGCGCCAGATCAGATCACCGCGGCTCTTCGGCGCCTCGTTGTCCGAAATGCTGACGTCCGGCACTCCGGATTCCGCTGCGCCGTCCGGGTATTCGTACTCGCGCTCGCGCGTGTCGTCGGCCGAAGGGCGCGCGTCGTCGTCCGGCGGGTCTGCTCCCGACTCTCGACTCTGGTCCTCACCCGGCGTGTCCGCCATCGCGGGCGGACCTTAGCAAAGGCAAGGCACCCCGGCGTTCAAACCCGAGGTTTGCCCGCGAATTTTCGGCTTTCGAGCCTATCCTTTGACGCGGCAATCCGGGCTACCCTCGGGAAATCGTGCTGCCGCCGATCGCCTATTTGGACTTCGCGGGTCGCTGGTACGGACAGGTCGGCTTCGACCTCGCTTCGAGCGGCGTCGCGCCCGTGTCCGACGAGCTGCTCGGCGCGGGAGTGCCTCTCGACGACCTGGGCGCGCGCGATCGTTTTCGACAGGCGCTCGCAGCGCGCTACGGCGTCGGGACGAACGAGGTCGTGACCGCCCTCGGCGCGAGCGGCGCGCTCTTCGCCGCCCACGCAACGCTGCTCGAACCCGGACAACGGCTGCTGGTCGAGAACCCCAGCTACGAACCCCTGTGGTGCGGAGCCCAAGCCCTGGGCGTCAAGGTCGATCGCTTCGAGCGCAGCTTTGACGAAGGCTACCGGATCGAGCCGGAGCGTGTGCTCGACGCCTGCCGCCCCGAGACCCGCGTGGTTGCCATCACCAACCCTCACAACCCGACCGGACACGTCGCGAGCGACGCCACGCTAAGCGAGTTGGCGTCGGTGCTCGCTGAGCGCGGTGTCATCCTCTTGATTGACGAGGCCTATCAGGAGCTGGCGTCGCCGCGCACGACCGCGCGCAAGCTGTCGCCGAACATCGTGACCTGCAGCAGCGCCACCAAGTGCTGGGGCGCTGGCTGGGCGCGCGCCGGCTGGTTGTTTCTGCCCGAGGCGCACGTCGCCGCCGCGCTGCGGGTCGAGCGCTACGTCGCGGGCCTGGCGCCGCCGGTCACCTGGGCCTGGGGTGAACGCGCCGTGACCCGCGCCGACCGCCTGCTCGAGCGAGTTCGGGTGCTGCAAGTGGGCAAACGCGAGCTGGTCGACGCGTTCATCGCGCGCCACCCGAGCCTTGCCTGGGTCCCGCCCCCCGCGACCAGCGTGTTTGGTTGGGTGCGAGACACTCGCGGCGGCGATCTGCTGCCGTTGATCGAGCAGGGGATCCGCGAGCACGGCGTCCTCGCCGCACCGGGCACGTTCTTCGGTGACGAGAGCGCCTTCCGCCTCGGCTGGACCACGGACAAGAAGAAGCTGGCAGAAGGCCTGACCCGCCTGGCCAAGGCCTTGCAGCTGGAAACACGCGCATGACCCCCAAACAGGCGCAGGCGCGCCACCGCGAGCTGACGCGTGAAATCCGCGCCCACGACTACCGCTACTACGTCCTCGACGATCCGCAGATCGGCGACCGCGAGTACGACGCGCTCTACGCCGAGCTGGTCGAGCTAGAGCGCACGTTCCCCGAGCTCGGCAGCGCCGACTCGCCGACCCGTCGCGTCGGCGGCGGACCACGCTCCGATCTGAAGACGGTCGCGCACGTCGTGCCGATGATGTCCCTCGACAACACCTACTCGGAGGACGAGCTCGCGGACTTCGTGCGGCGCGTGCATGCCGGCCTCCCCGACGGCGCGAGCCCCTCGTACGTCGTCGAGCCGAAGCTCGACGGCGCCAGTGTGGAGCTGCTCTATCGCGACGGCCGCTTCGTCGGCGGCTCGACCCGCGGCGACGGGGCGTCGGGGGAAGAAATCAGCGAAAACCTCCGGACAATTCGCTCGCTGCCGCTGACCATCGAGTATCAGGGCCCGCTCACGCTGCGGGCGGAGGTCGTGATCTATCGCAAGGATCTCGAGCTCATCAACGCCGAGCGCGCGCAAGACGGGGAAGCGCTGTTTGCCAACCCGCGCAACGCGGCGTCCGGCAGCCTGCGCATGATTGATCCGCGTATCGTGGCAAAACGCCGGCTGCGCGCCCTGGTGTGGCAGGTCGTGGAGGATCTCGGCGGCCGTCACTCGGCGGCGCTCGATCGGATCGCCGAGCTCGGGTTGCCGACGCATCGGGCGCACCGCGTGTGTCACAGCTTCGAGGAGCTGCGGGCAGCCATCGCGGAGATCGAGACCCAGCGCAAGGACTACCCCTACGAGATCGACGGCGCGGTGGTGAAGGTGGACGCGCTGTCGGAGCAGGCCATCCTCGGGGCAACCGCCAAGTTTCCGCGCTGGGCCATCGCCTACAAGTTCAGCGCGGAGCGAGCCGAGACCCGCCTCGAAGACATCATCGTGCAGGTCGGGCGCACCGGCGCGCTGACACCCGTCGCCGTGCTCGAGCCCGTGCAGCTGGCCGGCACGACGGTGTCGCGTGCGTCACTGCACAACGCCGACATCGTGCAGGCGCTCGACGTCCGCATCGGTGATCGCGTGAGCATCGAGAAGGCCGGCGAGATCATCCCTCAGGTCGTCGCCGTCGACGTGAGCGCCCGGGCACGCGGGGCCAAGTCTTGGTCGATGCCCGAGCGCTGCCCGGTGTGTGACACGGCGGTGGAACGGCGCGAGAGTGAGGTCGCAATCTTCTGCCCGAACCCCGCCTGCCCCGCGGTCGTGAAGGGGAAGATCATCCATTTTTCGCGGCGTTTTGCCATGGACATCGACGGCCTCGGCGAGTCGCTGGTCGATCAGCTGGTCGACACCGGGCGCATCCGGGACGTCGCCGATCTCTACGACCTCGACGTCGACGGCGTCAGCGCGCTGGAGCGCATGGCCGAGAAGAGCGCCACCAACCTGGTCGACTCGGTCGTCCGCTCCAAGGAGCAACCCCTCGAGCGCCTGCTGACCGGGGTCGGCATCGAGCATGTCGGTCAAGTTGCGGCGCGGCAGCTGGCCGAGGCGGCGGGCGAGTTGTCGACTCTCCTTGCGTGGACGCCCGAGGACGTCGTCGCGAAGGTGTCGGCCATCTCCGGCTTCGG
The genomic region above belongs to Myxococcales bacterium and contains:
- a CDS encoding decaprenyl-phosphate phosphoribosyltransferase; the protein is MADTPGEDQSRESGADPPDDDARPSADDTREREYEYPDGAAESGVPDVSISDNEAPKSRGDLIWRLRGVVKTIRPHQWVKNVFVLAPVVFAKEIFDPLLLWRAGAAFLAFCLLAGAVYTMNDLADVEADRQHPVKRFRPIASGRVPIPIARGLVVALVVGALLGSAMRSWPFFAAAAAYFTLNVAYSLKLKHVAYLDVGCIAAGFVLRVVGGGQATQINVSHYLLVCTALLALFLGFGKRRHELSLAAAGGGKTRAALESYSPRGLDVALTVTALATVATYVAYTLDPHTQEFFKTRWLWPSALFVVLGVWRFLFLIRSRPRAESPTQEMLKDGPFVGIVLCWVVLVMWVVYHLRPS
- a CDS encoding ABC transporter substrate-binding protein; the protein is MRLGRRAFLSTFALIGCARPGRAPGPARRVVSLSPSTTEAIFALGHGARLVGRSRYCDFPPEVKAVRPVGGFVDPSLEAILAVKPDLVIGVQGPGLRDFADRLEARGISTYFPPSQNFAEIGAMLVGLARLLGDEAAGVAARAAIFRERDSVVSALGNRPRPRALLVFGLRPVVVAAPGSFPDEMLTLAGADNVIVGERTRFPTLGIERVLALDPDVVVDSTGGAMREGISITKDLPGWTEVRAVREGHLVVVSDDRVLRPGPRVGQGLAVLARALHPGVVIP
- a CDS encoding CPBP family intramembrane metalloprotease produces the protein MAEPAKPEAEKPGFFAKASDAWSDLVLTLPIFVLYHLGVVFLPVRNAADVVTSELIALADNNMVAYGGLTLLIGGVFVGVLLLMGRREALEWERFAFLAVEATVYAIAMRFIAGWVVGKVSLAGSALQGGFSGAVMSAGAGFYEEIAFRVVLFGLGLQLLKLLFPMTDPVRPRLLGVGWALASSAVFSGWHYVGAFGDPFELRSFVFRWTCGAVFTAIYAFRGFAPAVWTHTLYDLWVLVL
- a CDS encoding TlyA family RNA methyltransferase, whose translation is MKQRADLLLVERGLAASRTQAQALILAGRVSSADRRIEKPGELLPDTLELMVRGAPRFVSRGGDKLDAALDTFELDVTGAIVADIGASTGGFTDCVLGRGATRVFAVDVGHGQLAHKLRSDPRVVVMERTNARHLTPAAFDQPVSLVVVDASFIGIEKLMPAIASLLPVGGRLVALVKPQFEAGREAARRHRGVIKDTAVREAAIADARAAIESAGFSVLAECESTVPGPKGNVEHFVLAERR
- a CDS encoding pyridoxal phosphate-dependent aminotransferase; this encodes MLPPIAYLDFAGRWYGQVGFDLASSGVAPVSDELLGAGVPLDDLGARDRFRQALAARYGVGTNEVVTALGASGALFAAHATLLEPGQRLLVENPSYEPLWCGAQALGVKVDRFERSFDEGYRIEPERVLDACRPETRVVAITNPHNPTGHVASDATLSELASVLAERGVILLIDEAYQELASPRTTARKLSPNIVTCSSATKCWGAGWARAGWLFLPEAHVAAALRVERYVAGLAPPVTWAWGERAVTRADRLLERVRVLQVGKRELVDAFIARHPSLAWVPPPATSVFGWVRDTRGGDLLPLIEQGIREHGVLAAPGTFFGDESAFRLGWTTDKKKLAEGLTRLAKALQLETRA
- the ligA gene encoding NAD-dependent DNA ligase LigA — translated: MTPKQAQARHRELTREIRAHDYRYYVLDDPQIGDREYDALYAELVELERTFPELGSADSPTRRVGGGPRSDLKTVAHVVPMMSLDNTYSEDELADFVRRVHAGLPDGASPSYVVEPKLDGASVELLYRDGRFVGGSTRGDGASGEEISENLRTIRSLPLTIEYQGPLTLRAEVVIYRKDLELINAERAQDGEALFANPRNAASGSLRMIDPRIVAKRRLRALVWQVVEDLGGRHSAALDRIAELGLPTHRAHRVCHSFEELRAAIAEIETQRKDYPYEIDGAVVKVDALSEQAILGATAKFPRWAIAYKFSAERAETRLEDIIVQVGRTGALTPVAVLEPVQLAGTTVSRASLHNADIVQALDVRIGDRVSIEKAGEIIPQVVAVDVSARARGAKSWSMPERCPVCDTAVERRESEVAIFCPNPACPAVVKGKIIHFSRRFAMDIDGLGESLVDQLVDTGRIRDVADLYDLDVDGVSALERMAEKSATNLVDSVVRSKEQPLERLLTGVGIEHVGQVAARQLAEAAGELSTLLAWTPEDVVAKVSAISGFGPKMVESVAGFLADDVSRSLLQKLLARGVSRQQPVAAVAKDGPLSGMTFCVTGVLSKKREDVHADIRGGGGEVHDKVKKGTTFLVAGDKVGKSKLDSAKKHGTRVIDEQILAGMLRGEPAPEG